From the Musa acuminata AAA Group cultivar baxijiao unplaced genomic scaffold, Cavendish_Baxijiao_AAA HiC_scaffold_1108, whole genome shotgun sequence genome, one window contains:
- the LOC135666549 gene encoding cell number regulator 2-like: protein MYPSKQPQPYYPPPPPPTTDPYYPPPQPTMGVPVPTAPGTFQIQTPAGGAWSTGLCKCCDDGSNCCITCFCPCITFGQIAEIVDKGATSCGTSGALYALIMYVTCCQCLYSCFYRSKLRAQLGLREEPCADCLVHCCCETCSLCQMYRELNRRGYDMSIGWHANMERQGQPATIPPPVQGMSR from the exons ATGTATCCATCCAAACAACCACAACCCTACtaccctccaccgccgccgccgacgaCCGACCCCTACTACCCTCCGCCGCAGCCGACGATGGGCGTGCCGGTGCCGACCGCCCCCGGTACTTTCCAGATCCAAACTCCGGCGGGCGGCGCTTGGTCCACCGGCCTCTGCAAGTGCTGCGACGATGGCAGCAACT GCTGCATCACTTGCTTCTGCCCTTGTATCACGTTCGGTCAAATCGCGGAGATCGTCGACAAAGGAGCCACCT CATGCGGGACGAGTGGGGCGCTGTACGCGCTTATAATGTATGTGACGTGCTGCCAGTGCTTGTACTCCTGCTTCTACCGCTCCAAACTGCGGGCGCAGCTCGGGCTGAGGGAGGAGCCCTGCGCCGACTGCCTCGTCCACTGCTGCTGCGAGACCTGCTCCCTCTGCCAGATGTACCGAGAGCTCAATCGCCGTGGCTACGACATGAGcatag GTTGGCATGCAAACATGGAGAGGCAGGGGCAACCCGCAACCATTCCGCCACCGGTCCAAGGCATGAGCCGTTGA